CATGGACCGAGGATAAACAAACGACAACAACAGTTAAGTTATCAAACGTGTTTAGCCTTAAAGCCTCCATCACAAGTTCTCTAGCACATCTCATTGGATCATCGTGACGTCTTAATCCCCTTCGGACAATACTAACGGCTTCTTGGCTTGTCAAAACATCCCAAACCCCGTCGCATCCGATTATCagaaactcatcttcttctgttAGATTTATCTGTTTGATCTCTGGCTCTGCGATCAGTGGAGATTGTGAGCCTTGTGGTAGTTTCATGTCCCAATCACCAAGAGCTCGAGTGACCGACAAAATGCCGTTTAAGTAACCGTCATCGATGAAACCACCACATGCttccactcttcttctttccgGTAAGTAGATTGGTCTGTGGTCTTGAGACATGTCTATAGCTTCACCGTTCCTACAGAGAACTGCTCTGCAATCTCCAGCATTTGCCACCATCAGTTGTCTGCAcaaagggaaaaacaaaaattagtccATCAGCAACACACAATCTGACATTGTTCGAGTTAAGCACACCACATACCTTCCGAAAATAAGGGCAGCAAGAGCCGTGGTACCAGAAGAAGAGCCAATGCTACGTTCCTCTGCTAAATCAAGATCAGCCTGAAGAAACGCATTCCTCAAAGAACTCTTGACTTGTTCGACATAACTACTGCTCACTTGCGTTGTTTGTGGGAACTTATGGTGGTCTTCAAAGAATAGTCTAACGGCGTTTTTTCTTACATAAGCTGCTGCTTCTGGTCCTCCATGTCCATCAAAAACCTATATGGAAGATGCAAAGAAGCAAGTAAATTGGCTGATCTTCTTAATAAGACCAAATGGCATTATAAAATGTGCATTAGAAGGAAAGGAGGCGAAAAATGCAAATACCGCATAGAAAGCACTTGGCTTTGGCAACTCATAAAGAGATCCAACTCTAGAAGAAAGATCGTCTATGCAAATGTGTTCGTCTTCCATGAATCTCCTAGGCCCAATATCAGCATAGCTCCCGGAGCGGATAACAGGAGCATAAAAAGAGACACTAGAACTgctatcttcatcatcatcatcatcatccagaACTGAGTCACCACATTTTAAATCCtgtaaaaaaatagtatatctTCAGTCAGTTAGCTCCCAAGTCCCAAACTAAGCAcaattggggggggggggggggggggNGGGGGGGGGGGAACAACAAAGATCAAAATAATTGGAACCGCTCCTCAAAAGGTACACACAGACATACAAATACTAAGACACAAACTCTCCAAGCAGAGTAGTTAAGACTCTCTTGAGTCTCCAAAGTCCCAAGCTTTATCACGATTCGTCGCTAAATTCCAACTAACAATTCAGTCATCACCACCTAAAACTAAGAAGAACCCTGAAACGAATCAACTCAGATTCCTCGTTTCTATACAGACATCTTCTTTGGTGAACCTATATCAATTTCCAATCATTGGAGTTCtcttcaaaatccaaaatctaaactttaatcGGAAACACTTACAGAAAAAGAAGTCGATAAGTCGGCGGAGACCGACGCCGCCGGGCGACGGATACCTAGACTCGGCGAGGAAACTGGTGATTTCGCGGCCGAGATACCGTCAAAATCTTGAACCCCGGTTGGTGCTCCGAACAATTTGACATCGAGAACCACAGGCAAACTCTGTTTAAACAAAATCTCTGCTTCAGCCAccatctccttcttctgttCTTCACATCAATCAATCAAAGCTTTAATTGTTTCTCTCGATTTCGCTGTGTGCGTCACTTGGTGTTGGAATCGGAAATTTCAAAGTTGCGTGCTTTAtgttattttagtttttctctTCGTGGACGAAAAAATTTGATGAGACGTGTGTGCTTCTTCTCATATTCTATACGATGATTGATAGATGATATGATACAAGTGTGTGGGTGACCGGTCACCTGTGGCTACAGGTTAACCGGGAAAACACGTGGCGTTTTTTGAAGTTAGTGATGTGGATTACAGCGGCGAAAACAAGGCACTTACTGATGACACGTGTCGTGTTTTGGCTTTGACGCGCCTTGCTTTCGAGGAAATGACGGAAACACCCACCGTTTAATAACTAACTTTGGCTGTCCGACTTTTATATGGATTCTTCAGTGGTGTGTGTGGAAATTACATTTGTTTTGTCGGGGTAGTTTTGGAATGTGATTAAACCGACCAGAATCTGAAGATGTCTACTCATGTTCACACTTTGAGTTTACGTGACTTGTTCGAGAAGTAGGAAACTACTTGTCGGAGTTGCCTCAAGTTATTTCTTTATTGATGGTTGATGGATAACGTAAGATTAAGTTGTTGCTATAATCCAAAACATGCTCAAACCATGTCACTTAAAATCGTTTTAGTGATAGATGAGTCATCTGATCTCTGTTTTAGTATATTAAACAGCCGCCTCGTGATCGTGAATATACTAACACTACTTTTTTATAGCTGGCAATGACAATTAGTTACTTTAGTTTTAGTAAACTTCCATCACGATATCGATGCTAAGAATCCATCGCCTTATCAATAATACTACTAGAAGAAACGTGTTTCACGAAAACTCTAATAAAACTAATAGAATTATGGAAGCCAGAACTTGTCAAATGTACAAACAAtcccacccaaaaaaaacagtcaaactcttaattatttaatttgggtgcttattttttttatatacgattttgtatttttgtatattattttctgttatttttgtatgttttctatatttttatgtgatagataaacatttttaagtctttttttcGTCCCTACGAAACGTAGTCACTAATACTTTAAGAagctaaacaaaaaatataaatactgtaaggtaaaaataaaattataaacgtACCCAATATTTTAGttcgttaaaagaaaaatggttTGAAACATATGGAAATTTACAATTCTTAGTTTCATGGGCCTAATCCTTACAATAAAAAAGGCACTCTAAACGCTAGCCCAATGATAAAAGTCCATTACGCTAGGTAATTTGGTTTTGTCTTCGAACCATGGGCCGCGATCAATACTTTATAAACTTCAATGTATTTGTATCCATCTTTAAACCTTGGTTAGCACAATTTTTCTAGGACTTATTTGGTAGATACGATAGCCAAAATTATTGTTAAACTGTAAAGAACACAATTGTAAAACCGTAAATAAGAAGAAGTATTTTGTTCGTGTTTGATTTGAGATATCGGCATATTATGCATGCTCCATGCATAGTATTGTGACTTTATCGTAAACAATGCAATGACATAATTTTTGttactatataaattataatcttgtGAGAGATCTATGTTATGTAAAGAAaatctatattctttttttctttctcggtataattcaagtatatatatactcaacaAGTACTAAAATTGTATACGATCTGAACCAATAGGTTTTAATTTGTACGGTACGTATATTCGTAGTTTATAGAACATGTAGTATATAAGAGTGGGTTTTGGTCAAGTTAATATGAGACTGACACGTTAAAAAGGGTCAACGAGTATGTCTAGTCTCTAATTTCCATCAAAGGTGAAGTTGAAGAATGTGAGGGTTTGCTTTTATGGTGAGGAAGAGAGCAATGAATGCGAAAGAGTTCTGTACTTCTGTTTTAGCCTAAGACAATAAAGAGTCAcaacacaaataaaacaaagctCCATTGCATGATTTAGATGGTGACCTATGCATAAGGCAACTTACTATCTACCATTATTGCAGACAGCAAGAATATCAATGATACACAACATACATTTCACTATCCATCGAGTCAATGGTTaatgccaaaaaaacaaaatttagcaaAAAATGGATAAGCAAGAGTTCCCTTTACTAGTTCTTCTTTTGTTAGCCACCCACGTTTTTGTCTTAAGTTATGGTTTGGTAATAAAGTAGTTTAGACGAAATCTCAATTTAGTGAGCAAAGATACGTAAATTTTTATTCTTCTCTCTACAACTACATACGTCTAGTAGTAGCTAGGCTAGTTAGTGGATTCTTCaaaccaaatttaattttagtagttatgatatatatattaaattaatcactACCAACAAATCATTTATAttatcatagtttttttttttttttttacttcatcatgattatacaatttaaataaataaatagatatatcTACAGAAAGAGACTAAACCGTTTGAACGTCATTCCACAACCGTTTTTCCTCTCCCCTAACAAACGACGCTAGAGGCGATTAACCAAGACTATGGCTTCGGCCGACGTCGGCTCCGGCGTCGGACATACTCTTTCTGTTCGTCTTCCATCTTCTTAATTTATCTTATTCCTTCATAGATCTAGTTTTTTGTAAGATTCAGATTGTGTTCCAAGTCTTCTCTCATAAAAAGGAGTGTTCCAGGAAAGAAGATATTCATTTTTAAGGCAAGGTCTATCCTAATTATCTCAAGCATCCATTTTGGTGATTATGATTATGGTTGAAGAATGAAGATTATGGGTGTAAAAGATGAAATGGATCTCATTTATAGTTATACAAAACTTATAGCAGATCTTCAAGTGGCGCCATGGCTATTGTCTCCTAGATATTTTTAAAGGCAGAGGAAGACAATCATAcatatatcacatatatatatatataatttatatataataattatttttattttatatctcttCAATAGAGTTTGATTCCGGCGAATGATCATTTGTAAATTCTTCTGCTGGTTGGTGTTTTAATGATTGCGAAGTGAATTTGGTATTTTCATAGTTGGATGATAGCCAAGAATCGCAATGACTTGGGTTCAAGTACGAAGAAGGAAAATAACAGACTTGATTATCTGTTAGCGAGTAAGTTCTTCTAAACAAGAAGCATCGTTAAATTCACTTCTTTTGTTGTATCATTTCTTCTTTATTGATCATAAATGTATCTTTATGTGGATCATTTCTCTGTaactttgtaaactcttattcGAAGTAAACGAAaatagatgttaaaaaaaaaaaaaaaaacttttcccAAGAGGGTCGGACTCAATTGGTTCGTGACCTCTCATACATCATATTTCTACTCAAGTGCTATTagtgttttttactttttcaaggATAATTAGAAACCATTCCTTTTCATTTTGTCCCTCATAATGACAAAGTTTAAACTATTGGAGCATCACCTTTCCTTATTGACATCGAACATTCGTGTTCTTCTACTTTTGTCTTCGTCTGGTTCGGTTTTGGTATAGAAGTTGACCCTtgaattgttttatataaatagtaCCAAAGTGCTTCCTTCGAACGACATGACTATACTTGAACCAGATAGATAGCCACTCTTTTCATGCTCAAAAGCATTACATTGCTTTTGCTTCTAAATCGTAATCATTCACGCTTTCCTTTTCCATATGTGTAAATCAAAGAAAAGTATGTATGTAACATCATGATGTATTTTTATTCACCAACTGTTTACTTGCCTTGCTTGTGTAATTAAATCTAGCTCCTGCGCACATAGTTCTCTTAACTTTGTAGAATatccttcttcttattctttttttttttttgtaatagttTCGTAATACAAATACGTTTTGGTATCGATGGGTCTTTTAACACTCTATCATAATCGTATCTCTAATTTGAGATGACAATAGATGAACGGATTCATGAAAAACTGTTTTGACATCAtttcatatgaaaataaaagtaaaggAGCAATTCATCATTCCATAGGATAATTAA
The sequence above is drawn from the Camelina sativa cultivar DH55 chromosome 4, Cs, whole genome shotgun sequence genome and encodes:
- the LOC104783304 gene encoding probable protein phosphatase 2C 49, whose translation is MVAEAEILFKQSLPVVLDVKLFGAPTGVQDFDGISAAKSPVSSPSLGIRRPAASVSADLSTSFSDLKCGDSVLDDDDDDEDSSSSVSFYAPVIRSGSYADIGPRRFMEDEHICIDDLSSRVGSLYELPKPSAFYAVFDGHGGPEAAAYVRKNAVRLFFEDHHKFPQTTQVSSSYVEQVKSSLRNAFLQADLDLAEERSIGSSSGTTALAALIFGRQLMVANAGDCRAVLCRNGEAIDMSQDHRPIYLPERRRVEACGGFIDDGYLNGILSVTRALGDWDMKLPQGSQSPLIAEPEIKQINLTEEDEFLIIGCDGVWDVLTSQEAVSIVRRGLRRHDDPMRCARELVMEALRLNTFDNLTVVVVCLSSVHDVAASATAMEKQRCCSLTAEAFHSLRSLLEG